The following are encoded together in the Montipora capricornis isolate CH-2021 chromosome 5, ASM3666992v2, whole genome shotgun sequence genome:
- the LOC138049909 gene encoding rap1 GTPase-GDP dissociation stimulator 1-like produces the protein MKDLSELLQKLKLDAEQKKTLDSEAADSIITALQSKQEPFDETTIQGILDVILKLLEVDTLESQAKVLMLIAEIAKSEETRVPCVKAGLISTILSYLESEDPNIVLQALRAIGNISCENEHAKSVLLENKGAEKIVKKLGVLEKSFDEESDNRVELAACGSMLNVASDDEALANEAVSFGAVSYLFGFVKQSFHSNPCLCQMALSALSVLVSTDKGKKSFLESEGVAILRMILEESDDDELIDLVFEIITSLILDDNVKKALVQQGYTEHLLKIVSSMRDEQNDELVKQRVQSSADMIVMLLTEDESMKVLFDEGNGTVLKACISWLSSGDPHLEISGCLALGNFGRSDENCIKLVELGAHEKLLALLARISRSENPGRHQQAVFSALKNLSMPADNKAKLVDSGCLDVILPLLSTQSPFVQFKVLGTVRMLLMGQADVAKKIAQSNEHMQTLVRCCKSSGHEGVKSEACRMLALIAKQAKTAEVGEQIIKFGGLEPIIEMVSSEHDIMQNEALIALAVVSSTVKADFYPKFRESGLIQTLVQLIKTQGINPQTCYNAMAVLESFSLQEYFRRDLEIAGLSKALDDLTSHDNVNVKKRALIILTKIKAQKIAQQE, from the exons ATGAAAGACTTATCTGAGTTACTCCAGAAGCTAAAGCTCGATgcagaacaaaagaaaacgctCGATTCTGAAGCGGCTGATTCTATCATAACTGCACTTCAATCGAAGCAAG AACCATTTGATGAAACAACAATTCAAGGCATTCTTGATGTGATCCTGAAATTGCTTGAAGTAGACACACTTGAAAGCCAAGCCAAGGTGTTAATGTTGATTGCTGAGATTGCAAAATCAG AAGAAACCAGAGTTCCTTGTGTAAAAGCAGGTCTTATTTCTACCATCCTATCATACCTTGAAAGTGAGGACCCAAATATTGTTCTGCAAGCCTTGAGGGCCATTGGAAATATCAGCTGTGAAAATG AGCACGCAAAATCAGTCCTGTTGGAGAACAAAGGTGCTGAGAAGATTGTCAAGAAGCTAGGAGTACTGGAGAAAAGCTTTGATGAGGAAAGTGACAACAGAGTTGAACTTGCGGCCTGTGGCTCCATGCTGAATGTTGCTAGTGATGATG agGCTTTGGCTAATGAAGCTGTGTCATTTGGTGCAGTATCCTATTTGTTTGGCTTTGTAAAGCAAAGTTTCCACAGTAACCCTTGTCTTTGTCAAATGGCTCTTTCAGCATTGTCTGTGCTTGTCAGTACAG ATAAAGGAAAAAAGAGTTTTTTAGAAAGTGAAGGTGTGGCCATTTTAAGGATGATATTGGAAGAGTCTGATGATGACGAATTAATCGATTTAGTGTTTGAGATTATAACATCGCTTATTTTAGATG ATAATGTAAAGAAGGCACTTGTTCAACAAGGATACACAGAGCATCTCCTCAAAATTGTGTCATCAATGAGAGATGAACAAAATGATGAGCTGGTGAAGCAAAGAGTTCAGTCTTCAGCTGACATGATAGTTATGCTTCTAACAGAAG ATGAAAGCATGAAGGTGTTATTTGATGAAGGCAATGGTACTGTTCTCAAAGCCTGCATTTCCTGGCTTTCCTCTGGGGACCCACATCTTGAGATTTCAGGTTGTTTGGCTCTTGGAAACTTTGGAAGATCAG ACGAAAACTGCATCAAACTGGTTGAACTTGGGGCCCATGAAAAATTACTGGCTTTGCTGGCTCGCATATCAAGAAGCGAG AACCCAGGTAGACATCAACAAGCTGTTTTCAGTGCGCTAAAGAATCTCTCAATGCCAG CTGATAACAAGGCAAAGCTTGTAGACAGTGGCTGCTTGGATGTCATTCTTCCACTACTCTCAACCCAGTCTCCTTTTGTCCAGTTTAAAGTTCTTGGCACCGTCAGGATGCTTCTGATGGGTCAAG CTGACGTAGCCAAAAAAATTGCGCAAAGTAACGAACATATGCAGACCCTGGTGCGATGTTGCAAATCCAGCGGTCACGAGGGGGTCAAATCCGAGGCATGCAGAATGTTGGCATTGATTGCTAAACAAGCCAAGACAGCAG AAGTTGGTGAACAAATTATCAAGTTTGGGGGCCTCGAACCGATCATTGAAATGGTTTCTTCAGAACACGACATCATGCAGAACGAAGCACTTATTGCGTTAGCAGTTGTGTCGTCTACAGTAAAAG CTGATTTTTACCCCAAGTTTAGAGAGAGCGGCCTCATTCAAACGCTTGTTCAACTGAttaaaactcaagggataaatCCACAGACCTGCTACAACGCTATGGCGGTCTTAGAATCATTTTCACTCCAAG AGTATTTCCGGAGGGATTTGGAAATTGCAGGACTGAGTAAGGCCCTGGATGATCTGACTTCTCACGACAATGTGAACGTGAAGAAAAGAGCTTTGATCATCCTCACGAAAATCAAGGCACAAAAGATTGCCCAGCAGGAGTGA